The genomic window aggcgctgcgttcaggtcgcagtgtccactggaggcgtgggttcaaatcccacttctgacaatgaTCTGTTGGCGCTGTTTGTGATCTTTGAGAATCACACACCCGGTGAATTTAGTAACTAAAGTCTGTGTGTCAAGATGGCCGAGCcgtctaaggcgctgcgttcaggtcgaAGTACTTGACCCTTGAAAACCACTCATCCAATTAAGACTAATGCCTGAACAGTCTCCAAGCAACATGGTGGAAAATGAAACTTTTTGCGTTAGCATAGATAATACCTGGTGATGACCTGAGTTGCATTTCTTGTAGGTGTATCTCGAGGCTCGCAGAGAAGAGAATCATAAACAGAATCAGAGTCTGAAGATGTTGTCAGATGAAGTTTCACAGATCCAAGAGGTCAGTCTCCTTCACGCTGAGCAATCTCTCCTCATCAATCTTCAACATTCTTGCAGTCACACGCCCGTTGCCAATTCTGTTTCCTATTTTGAATGTCGTGTCAGGCTGCCTTTGTTTACACAccaaaacaaacagacagaagGTTTCACACGATGTGTTTGCATTTCACACAGGTGCGTTACTGCCTGAAGACACTAAGGGAGCAGATGGCGTCCAAAAACAAGGTAGGCCACGTGATGATTCTTACCAGCTCAATTGTCCCCTCACATCCCATGTAAACCTCGTCACTCGACTTCTTCTTTTCCAGATTCACACCAACGGTTGGAAGATCTCATCTCCATTCAAGAAAATGTCCTCATCCAGCCAGAAAGCTGAACCCCAAAATGCTGAACAGGTGAGTTATTTAATTTCTGTACTAGACAATGGTGGTAAAAGGATCTCAAGACGTGACTGTAATTAAATGGGAGGATTAAAATGAGGGTAAATAATCTCAAGGAAACAAGTAGCTAGCACACATTGTCTTTTCTTGAGTTTGTTTTCAAGCCCAGCATTCCAACCCAATTTAATGGTTTCTATCTCTTTTGTCATTTACGGCAGCGTGTTTGCTCTCAGCTTTTGTGCAGCAATTATGCCATTAGCGTTTCAGTGAGTCACAGTTGCAGAAAGAGGAGCGAAACAGGTCACGCGTTAATGAcgcacaacaataacaacacgtCTGGTTTCTCCCGAAGCCACTCCGAGTCTTCGCGAGAAGGGCAGGATTTCACATGACATCATTGCGCAAATATTCTCAATGGTGATAATGTTGTTGTCTATCAGGAGGCGGACGACGAGGCGGAGAGGGCCAAGCTGAGAGAAGTGAGCAAGCGTCTGTACGCTCAGATGCAAGACGCTGAGAAAAAGCatcaggaggagaaggagaaacTGCAGGTGACCAAAGACAATGATTTTTTAACAgtaaaatcagatgagtaagATGATAAATGTAAACCAACCACACTACACAAATTGAATGTCCAATTTCCATGACGTTAAATCTTCAGGCTGAAGGTAGCATGCTGAGAGAGCGTCTAAGCGAGCAGGACGACAAGCTGAAGAGCACCAAGGAAGACGTGGAGAAGAAAGACCAGCGCATAGATGAGCTCCAGAGGTTACTGGGGGGCATGGAGAAGGAGAGCGCCACCTTGAGGGAGAACATACGCGAGCGAGAGGCGGAACTCCTTGAACTACGGCGCTTCAGAGAGGAAGGACCTAAGGGAGAGCAAAGGTGAGGACCGAAATACTTTGTCGACTTTTGGACGACTTTTTTGAACCGTGGTGTGTGGCTGTTCAGGGCAGGGGAGTTGGAAAAGGAAGTTGCCATTCTCAAGGAGAAGATCCACCATCTGGATGATATGCTGAAAAGCCAGCAGAGGAAAGTCAGGCACATGATCGAACAGGTGGGAGGAGCCATCCGCCGTGACACTCAAGGAAGACGTATGCGTCAGTGTTTGATGACGTCATTTGCTCGCTTTTAGCTTCAGAATTCTCGCATGGTGATCCAGGAACGCGATCGCGTCATCAAAGACCTGGAGGAGAAAGTGGCTTTGCTGGAAGCTGAGGTAAGAATGTTTCTCTTCTTCTGCCCAGAGGACACAATGGAGCGATTGTCTGTTTTGAGGACGCTGCCTTTATCTGATCACGTTACCTCATCCGCGTGCAGAACCGAGAGATGCACGACCAGATGGACTACTTCCTGGGAGGACAGAAAAGCACTTCTTATCTGTCGTCAGAGCGGAACCCACAGATCGTATACAGGTAACTGACACTTAAATCAAACGACCAATTATTGCATCACACATATGAACAATTAAACTATATAATACACTTGTGCACTTTTTCCAAATCTATCTTGTTTTTGCCTTGTCAGCAAACCGTTCAAGCTGTCCACCTCCTCCAACAAGCCACTCCCGTTCATCAAGGTCATCGAGATCAAGTCGTGAGTGTCACGGGAGGCaccaaagcgtttttttttgtttttttttggtatgtggACTGAAACCAAACAGCAGCTCCGACCGACACACGGCGATATCCGAGCTGAGCTTTTCACTACAATAAGCCGTCTTGAAGGATGCACTGCGCTCTTTCTTTAACACGCTCAAAGTGCAGTAGGCTTTTAAGTAGACGATgatattgtttgtatttaacCACAGTTTTAAAGGTAAGCACTAACTGAAAGTTAACGTGCAGAAAGCTGACAAAACTGCATCATGGAAGTGTCAATGTTTGTCTCCATTTTAAAGCATTTCAGTTGCCCGTCGTGATGTAAATGTGGTCTCGTGAATGTTCTTTCAACTTGTCATTTTCTAAACGCGATCtactttgtatttatttatattattaaaagCTTTTGACTAATTAAAAGTTTGGCTGTTTGTTTTTCCGTGGAGGGCATCAATAGTgagaatttttatttcaatttaaaaTAGTTTGCAAGTCTCCTAATAAAATGTTTCAGGCATGCTTTCGTCACAATAATATCAATattaagttgttttttttaaatgtccatGTGCCATTGAAAGCTGAAGAGCGCCCTCTGTGAGGCTTGCTACACATTACATGCAAaaactgaaggaaaaaaaaaataagaacaatTTTAAGTCACAGTGTTATTTAGCAAATTATACAGTGATTACAATCAAGTCGTTCAGACGTTACAGTAGCATTCTGGGATCAAACCCAGTAACAGATGTCtgaaaaacaaattacattcaGAATAAATTAATTCACTGGAATCAAATATAATTGCACTGAAGTAGTGAAAGTATCAAAATATGGCTTCTGTAAATCATAACTAAggcttcaccaaaaagcaatgcAAAAAATAAGTGCACATGTTTCATCAAATGTGATTTAACACTGGTAGCTGATAATAAACTTTACTTACGGTCTTATTTTTGACACTTGTGCTATAAATACTGATTGTCTTATCTTTCTCACATGGCGTCATGGCTCTTATTTTGGTCAAGTCAACTCCATGAATGCATAACGCAGCCCTGATGCTTGCAATAATAAGGCAAGTGAGAAGTATCAAAGTTGCAGATTATTTGAAGGGGGGAGAAAAGTATGTTGCGAAGATCAACATCATGCTgtaattcaaaaataaagctgAATCTTGAAAACATTCTATAACAATCATGAtatgtatttttcaaaataaattcgtactcatttttgctagctttgcaggctcgactggggaaacttgtcacgtgaccgggatgagtgtcttgacctgaatcaATTGATCgttgataatttttttttttttttcctgtgcggcttggcggcccagtACCAAGTGACCCGCGGACGGACCTCTGTGTTAGATTACTATTATTTTAAGATACAAAAGCCGCCCAAATCCATCTGTGGTGGGTTCCAGTTGAGAACACTGGTTTTagattcaaaacaaaactattACCGTTTTGAATTGTTTTGGCATTTAATGGCACAAGTTAGTAACATTTAATCGACATTTACGTGGAAGAAAAAGCTCCCTGGACctaaaaagtttgagaaccccTGCTTACAGAAAATGGACGGTTCATGTAAGCATTATGAAAAGCCTCTAGGTGGCACCACCTCCTCGCTACCCAACTCATCTCACAAAGTGCTGTCCAGTGTGTTGTACTTATCCTTAAAGTTCTTAAGCTCCAGTAGATTTCGGGTCCGCTTGATGCGCTGCTGGGCCGCCGACGTGAGCTGGGCCCGCGACGACGGGGAGGAGCTTGGGGGCTCAGCAGAAGAGGCGGTCAAGTCCTTGGCGGCGCTCTGGTGGTGCTGGCTCGTAGTGCTGCTATTGCTACTGCTTCTGCTCTGGCTTTTCACGCTGAAACCACAAGAGGGAGAAAAACATCATCTCCGGGCTCATAATTAAAATTCCACGCTGGGATTAGCGACGGTTGTTTACTCACACACAAGCCAGTTCAGTGAGAGCCTCCTGATATTTACTGAGTTCGGCTTCTCCGAAAGCCTGTAGACATTGTTAACGTGTAAAATGAGTACAATGCTATAAAAACATGGTCCCACGCTCGACCCATATTCGGAGCGAGCCAAAGACGTTGACCTCGTCCCCGTGGCGTGCTTTATGGTAGCCGTCTAGCACCGTGTCAATTAGACCCTTCTGGCCGTCCCTGAAGAGGCAATGTGAAGTTTTAAGCTGCAGAAGCCAAGTTCGGAATCGTTTTCCTGTCACGGCGCTGGAGGATCCGCCCAGATCATAAAAAGGGAAATCTGcagatacacaaaaaaaaaagttctgtcaTCAGTTTAAATGACTTCAAATAGTGGTCTGTTATTATTTGGGGTTTTGTCTGGGTCTTTCAGGACTATGTGAGAAAAGAATGTATTTTATGACCTGTGTCTCTGATGGCATCCAGTGCTCGCATCCTGTACTGGTACTCACAGCCAcctacacaaaaacacatttattttaaagaatgtAGATGTGCTGGACTTACAATGTAGgtcccgtaaaaaaaaaaaaaatatatcaatgaTGGGCATAAATTGTAAAtccagtgtgtctgtgtgacgaACAAACCTGACTTTAGCCGCTCATCCTCTGCAGACAGCAGCCGAGGCTCATAGTGGATTTTCTGGACTAGGCACAGTTTGTCTTCAATTTTTTGCCTGAGCTCCTTCAACAGAAACATAAAACACACTACAGCAACGGTACCAAGACTCACTTTGTACAATTTCTTAAGGTCATGTTACCTTTGGAGCATTGTGTCCGATGGGAGCGTGGGGTCCCCGTCGAGATTTCATGGCTAGTCTCATAATTTGTCTTTTCACAAAGATGAACAGCAAGACAAAGACCTAAAAGAAGCACATGCAGAACTTGTTTTCAATGTCGTCATTTGCTTTTTTGACTGAAACGCTTAGTATTGTTTTTGGTGCCATTTTTAAAGGCAGCATCATACCAAGAAGAAGTGAAAAAGCATTTTCAGGCGTAAAGTCTGTTACGGGATAAATGTGACTAAGCTAATACTAAGCGAGACTAACTAAAGTGAGTTTCTAATACTGACTTACCAGACTACCAAAGGCCATGACGAGCACGACGTTGATGCTCGATAAAGGCGATTCTTTCCACATTTTACTCTTTGACTCAAAGCGACGTAACAAAAAAACCTGTAAAGGGACATATAAGCGTTTGCTAATAGGTCGTTTTTCAAGGACGAAGCACGTTAAAATgtgcttttaaaaaaagttaagGCTCGGAGCGGCGTTAGTGGTTTGAAAAGTTACATGTCGCCGTCGAGTTTATTGACTTCCGTGTTTGGTCACGTGACGCTGGTGACGTAGGGCGACAGCTCTCCTGCTCGTTGGGAAAAGTAACTACACACGGAAATGGGAAGAAAGCGATATAAACGAGCCACTTTAAAacacaaaagtattttttttttcccacgtcCATGCCACctaattttatttgcatttcacCAAGCCTTGTGTAACACTTGTCAGCCATTTCCTCCCTTCCACCACAATGGAGCATTTCTTCCATTGTGTGTTCATCCACTGCACGGCCAAGAATGAGTGAAGCTCCAATGAGGACAATGTGGGCATCATTTGCATCTGTCCTTCAGAGACACACTTCTCATTCTTATGTCAGGAACAAGAGTGGGTGTCTGTGTTGGAGTCAAACTAACAAACCTTCTGTGTGTAAAAGCGCAAAGGCCTCTGgaccattgattgattgatttcagGGTCTTGGTAAATAACCTGTGATCAATATTGGCTGACTTTTGACACTTGTCAACCTCACTGTGCCTTGATGCCCATACAACGGTGTCATAAGAAAAAATGGAACTTGATTCAGGCGCTGTCAACAGAGgagcaataaacagctacgacAGCCTTTGAGTAATGTGAGCGTTAAAAATAAGTCATGTTGCATTCCGGATAGCTAGGAAGTGGGAAAATCCAGTTGCAACCTCAAAGTTTTCCAGTTaaaaataagcaaaaaaaaaaaaacccacagccATCAACCACTATAAAAACGTCATACACTGACAACAAACTCATATATTTGTTTGGCAGCCTGAGGTCAAATGACTATGCAGAGTGTTGATATTTTAAGTaaccaataaatacaaatatattatatatattaataatttCGATGTTAGAAGACAAATGCATCTTTACACAACAACAATATGGCGTCAGTTAAGGAAAGCTGAGCTAAATCCACACATTCCGCTCTTTGGCAACTCCTCAAAATGTCAATAGCATTGAAACTTGAGTTCTGCGAGATTATCCTGCTCACATTTAAAAAGAACAATTCATCTCGTAATTGATTGTCGCTTTAGGAAATTCTTATTGCATCACTATAATTATTACTATCACCTGATATGCCACGCAAAGACGTATAAAAGACTTTTCTAACCCTCAAGACAATGCTCCGTCTTCCATAAAAAAAAGCCCGACCTGCTTTATATTTTGTTGTACACGTCAAATGAGAGGCGAACTTTTCCACACATTCATCCCCGCTGGTATTTCTGCTGTCTACTTGAGCCCATTGTGTTGTCTGTTCCTAATTTAAGCGTCATTATGTATTTGGATACCTGTTCGCCCTGCCAGGTTGGACGCCACTTAGCCTGAGGTGTGTAGAAATTGAAGCTTAATTCACATTGAGCTCGCCGAGCAATCAAATGATCTGAAAGCGCGTTTCCAATGATGTCATACTACGCTCGGACATGTTTGAAAATATCTGCGTGTGATGTTTAAATGGCTTCGCGTGAAGCTTAAACTGGGAATGTTACCCAATGAGGATGAGGCAAGGAGTGAGAAAACAACGGAAGGGGGAGGAGAGAGAGTCGtaggagaaaaagagagagagaacaagaaGATAGACCAGTGTGGCTGGTTTGCGTCACTGTACACATCCCCATCGTGCAAAGCTAACAAGCAGACTGAGCGAGGAGCTGATGTCATCGACTTCACTATGAAGCCTTATAATAGTTTACTTGTGACTAAGGTAAGGCGCACGTATGAATTTCCGAATGGATGAATACATTTGAATGGGTCGGCGTGTTTCTGTTTTCCCGGTTtctgtgtatatatttatttttttctctcttattTCCATGGCGGTCGCTTTGAGTTTGAATTAGAGCGAGCCACGTTGCCCAGGTTACCCAGATGGGAGGCTCGGGATCAAGCAAAACAGGTGTATCTGTAAGATGACACTCGCTAGTGTTAGTAGACGGATCCACCGTGGGGGAAACTTCCGAAAAATATATCCTAATTGACAATAGCTGTATATAAAATACACTTATTTAAATGCACCAGAACAATTAGCCTAAGAGTTATCTGGGTTGCACACAATCAAAGCTGTCCTTGTCCGTCTCCGTCTTATTCACGGTAGGCAGTGTGTAAATAAATCTACAAATTGTTATGGTCTTTCTCTGAGTATTTCTTCCCAGCGTTGAGGTTTTGCTGATTTGTAGAGCACCTCTAGCTGTG from Syngnathus typhle isolate RoL2023-S1 ecotype Sweden linkage group LG10, RoL_Styp_1.0, whole genome shotgun sequence includes these protein-coding regions:
- the lg10h1orf43 gene encoding protein C1orf43 homolog isoform X1; this encodes MWKESPLSSINVVLVMAFGSLVFVLLFIFVKRQIMRLAMKSRRGPHAPIGHNAPKELRQKIEDKLCLVQKIHYEPRLLSAEDERLKSGGCEYQYRMRALDAIRDTDFPFYDLGGSSSAVTGKRFRTWLLQLKTSHCLFRDGQKGLIDTVLDGYHKARHGDEAFGEAELSKYQEALTELACVVKSQSRSSSNSSTTSQHHQSAAKDLTASSAEPPSSSPSSRAQLTSAAQQRIKRTRNLLELKNFKDKYNTLDSTL
- the lg10h1orf43 gene encoding protein C1orf43 homolog isoform X2, yielding MRLAMKSRRGPHAPIGHNAPKELRQKIEDKLCLVQKIHYEPRLLSAEDERLKSGGCEYQYRMRALDAIRDTDFPFYDLGGSSSAVTGKRFRTWLLQLKTSHCLFRDGQKGLIDTVLDGYHKARHGDEAFGEAELSKYQEALTELACVVKSQSRSSSNSSTTSQHHQSAAKDLTASSAEPPSSSPSSRAQLTSAAQQRIKRTRNLLELKNFKDKYNTLDSTL
- the tuft1a gene encoding tuftelin 1a, producing the protein MRDMMMTNGGTRSLCTVEDIRKQQYDQGCRRLRLTLHEDNQAARSSGQQHRDKPVGRAFALVQPPNERALLPPQPVKSSEEQVEVIKVYLEARREENHKQNQSLKMLSDEVSQIQEVRYCLKTLREQMASKNKIHTNGWKISSPFKKMSSSSQKAEPQNAEQEADDEAERAKLREVSKRLYAQMQDAEKKHQEEKEKLQAEGSMLRERLSEQDDKLKSTKEDVEKKDQRIDELQRLLGGMEKESATLRENIREREAELLELRRFREEGPKGEQRAGELEKEVAILKEKIHHLDDMLKSQQRKVRHMIEQLQNSRMVIQERDRVIKDLEEKVALLEAENREMHDQMDYFLGGQKSTSYLSSERNPQIVYSKPFKLSTSSNKPLPFIKVIEIKS